The genomic interval CACTCTACTCATCCACCTAATATGTCTGGTGGACAACAACAGCGTGTAGCCATTGCAAGAGCATTAATTACAGATCCAAAAATTATACTTGCTGATGAACCCACAGGAAGCTTAGATTCAAAGACAAGTAAAGAAATACTAGGAATTTTACGCTATTTCTGTGACACTTTGCACCACTCTATGGTTATGGTAACCCATGATGCAAACGTAGCTTCTTATGCACATCGCATTGTCTTCATGGAAGATGGGCAATTAGTTGATGAACTTAAATTAAAAGACAAACAAAGAGATCGTAAGCAAGTTATTACGGAGATTACAAATAGAATTGAAGGAGTTCTATCATGAAGATATCAAGTATCTCTTGGAAATTCTTTGTCTCTAAAAAAGGAAGAAGTTTCTTTTCTGTTTTAGGTATATCTTTAGGGATTATGATGTTAATTATTTCTCAAATCCTTCTTTTCACTGTAGAAAAGTCTAATGAAGAATCAGTAAAGCAGAAGTATGGCGATTATGATATGCTAGCTGGTTATCAAACAAGTAAAGATCACTTGTCAAATGAGGATATTTCTTTTATAAATAAAATTCCTGGAGTCAAAAAAAGTAGTCCTCTACTGTATCCTTATTTAGGAAATAAGGATACACATTCCGAACTCTTAGGAATGCCTATGTATGTTGGATTAAAAAATGATTCTCTATCTAAACAACATCCTTTTTCGAACATAGGAAAAGGTCATTTTCCACAAGAAAATGAAGTAGTATTACCTGTACGCTATGTGAAATCACATGGACTTAAAATAGGATCCACTATTGAAATGTCTTTCCCTCCCAACGGAAAGAAAAAGGTCAAAATCTCTGGCACTTTTAATGAAACAGAAAAATTAGATTATATAGCTTTATTTAATTACAGATGGTTAAGTCAAGTCACCTCTCATGAAAATAAAACGACTGTAGTCATGTTGAAACTTTCCAGCCGTTCTTATGTGGAAAATGTTTCAGAAAGTCTCAAAGAAAAATTCTCGAATATATATATTGATGGACGTAAAGAGATGGATAAAGAAAAAGAAAATATTGGGGGATTAAAACCATTTATCCACATCCTTACATTTGGATCCATAATTGGAAGTATATTAATTGTAATTAGCACATTACAGATGGCTATACAAGAAAGACAAAGAGACCTTGCAACCTTAAGGTTATTAGGAGCCAAAAAAATTCAGATTTTCACACTAATATTAGTGGAATCACTAATCATTGGTATTTTAGCTTCCATAGTAAGCCTAGGATTAGGCACACAAATCGCATTTTTATCCAAAAATTTTGTCCAACACCTAATGAATGTACAAATAGCTGAGGTTATTATTCCTTGGAAATCTGTTATTATAAGTGCAATTATAGGAGTAGTTTTAACAATCCTATCAGGGGTCATTCCAGCTTATAATGCAATGAAACTCCCACCAATTGCAGCCTACCGTCAGAGTTCGCAAGGGTTACAAAAGTTAAATCCCTTAATTACAATTGCTGGCCTAGTTTTTCTCAGTTTGTCTTGTTTAATAGGATTTCTAAATTATTTCTATATAGATGGTCCCAAGTGGATTTATTTACTTACAGGAATAACCTTTTTTATCTCCATGTTTCTAAATATTCCCTTAGTACTAAAGACTATGACTAGATTATTCACTTTAATTGCAAAACCAATAGTAGGATCAGAAGGTTATATTTCTGGGCAAAATGTTTTGCGACAAATAAAACGAAATATTCAAATCTCAAGCATATTAGTTCTAGCCTTTACAATTGGATTTACAGGATATATGTTATTTAGCTCTGTCGTGCGTCAATCAGAACAAACAATACGTGATGAACACCTTACTGATTATACAATTCGTTCTAGTGAATCCACACTTGAACCGGGATTCTCTAATGAACTAGTTAATCAGCTGAATAAGATTAACGGCCTACGATATATTTCAGTTCCTACATCTGTATTTGGTCTAACGTTAAATCTAGATCAAGAACATGCAAGTAAATGGAACGGTCAATTATTTTCAGTAAATGGTCAACAGCAGGCTCATCTTAATTTAGGTGCCATAGATATGAAAAAAGCAAATACATTCAAATCTATTAACGTACTAGAAGGTACAATCGATCAAAATGCCCTACGTGATAATGGTGTTGTAATAACAAAGGATATAAAAGACTTAGGGTACAAATTAGGCGATACAATTCAAATTGGACGATATGATGATGTATTAAAAGGGGATAAAGGCCATTCATTTCGTATTATTGGAGTAATTAAGGATATGCCATTGACTCCTGGTGACGAGTATAAAATTTATACTGATCCTATAAACTTACAAAGATACTTTTATCTCAATAAAGTTCAACAGATTCAATATAATATAGTTAATAAAAATAAAACAAAAGAGATTCAAAATCAAGTTGAAACGCTTTTAAAGAATCCTAGCTTTTCTAATACCGTTTTGTATGATAGAGCACAGGAACTCCAGAAATTAAAGAATGAAGCAACTCAGAGAATGCTTATTTTACTTATTGTTGTCATTCTAATGACATCTATTGCACTTATTGGATTAATGAATAGTATGGCAAGTAGTTTTCAAGAAAGAAAACGCGAGTTTGCGGTTCTAAGAGCTATTGGAAGTAGAAAGAAACAAATTATTCGCTTGGCTTTATTAGAAGGAATTATAGTGACGCTCTCCGGAGGTATTGTTGGTATTATTACTGGATTAATAGTAGGATATAACGTTTTGGCAGGTTTGGAAGCAGAATATTATATCCTTCCAACTGTATTTGTTCTAATAGGTTTATTTGTAAGTCCCTTAATAGGTATTTTATCAACTATTTTCCCATCTATTTGGGTTTCAAAGATGAATGTTATTAAAAATTTACGTGAGGATTAAAAATTAAAAGGCTGTCCAAACTATTTTGGACAGCTCTTACGAACTAATTACTTTATAGAGTTTCAAATTTCTATAGAAATCTAACACAGCACTAAAAAATAAAAAAGTTATAATGGCAAATGAAGTTGTACACCAAAAACAGATTGCTCCAATTTTAAAAATTGATGTGTAAATTAAATACAAGGAAAATAAAAAGCCCATACCTGTAGTTAATAAAAATAGGCTGGAAAATTTAATACTATTTCTTTTGAAAATCAGCATATTAAATATTATTAAATAACCTAATACCCCTATAAGTGACACCGGCAATCCCATCAATTCTGAGTAAGAACTGAGGGAGACCTTTTCACAACCACTAGAAGGGCAATATAAATAGGAGTTCTCCATCCATTTATTGATTAGTAAGTATAAAGAAACTAATAAACCTATGAGAGACGTACAAATTTTAAACATAGACTCTATCACTCCTAATGTGGTTTCTAAAAAAAGCAACAGTTTGCTGACTGTTACTTCTCGAAAACATCCAGCAAACTATTGCCTAATCTATACTATTTATATATTAATCACAACGATTTCCTCTAAGTGTTGTGCAAATGCAGTGCCATTTATCCGTATATAACCAACGGAGTTGTCTATCAGAATCATCCAAACTCAAGCCTTCAACTCC from Priestia megaterium carries:
- a CDS encoding ABC transporter permease; the encoded protein is MKISSISWKFFVSKKGRSFFSVLGISLGIMMLIISQILLFTVEKSNEESVKQKYGDYDMLAGYQTSKDHLSNEDISFINKIPGVKKSSPLLYPYLGNKDTHSELLGMPMYVGLKNDSLSKQHPFSNIGKGHFPQENEVVLPVRYVKSHGLKIGSTIEMSFPPNGKKKVKISGTFNETEKLDYIALFNYRWLSQVTSHENKTTVVMLKLSSRSYVENVSESLKEKFSNIYIDGRKEMDKEKENIGGLKPFIHILTFGSIIGSILIVISTLQMAIQERQRDLATLRLLGAKKIQIFTLILVESLIIGILASIVSLGLGTQIAFLSKNFVQHLMNVQIAEVIIPWKSVIISAIIGVVLTILSGVIPAYNAMKLPPIAAYRQSSQGLQKLNPLITIAGLVFLSLSCLIGFLNYFYIDGPKWIYLLTGITFFISMFLNIPLVLKTMTRLFTLIAKPIVGSEGYISGQNVLRQIKRNIQISSILVLAFTIGFTGYMLFSSVVRQSEQTIRDEHLTDYTIRSSESTLEPGFSNELVNQLNKINGLRYISVPTSVFGLTLNLDQEHASKWNGQLFSVNGQQQAHLNLGAIDMKKANTFKSINVLEGTIDQNALRDNGVVITKDIKDLGYKLGDTIQIGRYDDVLKGDKGHSFRIIGVIKDMPLTPGDEYKIYTDPINLQRYFYLNKVQQIQYNIVNKNKTKEIQNQVETLLKNPSFSNTVLYDRAQELQKLKNEATQRMLILLIVVILMTSIALIGLMNSMASSFQERKREFAVLRAIGSRKKQIIRLALLEGIIVTLSGGIVGIITGLIVGYNVLAGLEAEYYILPTVFVLIGLFVSPLIGILSTIFPSIWVSKMNVIKNLRED
- a CDS encoding vitamin K epoxide reductase family protein; translation: MFKICTSLIGLLVSLYLLINKWMENSYLYCPSSGCEKVSLSSYSELMGLPVSLIGVLGYLIIFNMLIFKRNSIKFSSLFLLTTGMGFLFSLYLIYTSIFKIGAICFWCTTSFAIITFLFFSAVLDFYRNLKLYKVISS